In the Brachyhypopomus gauderio isolate BG-103 chromosome 4, BGAUD_0.2, whole genome shotgun sequence genome, one interval contains:
- the cbwd gene encoding zinc-regulated GTPase metalloprotein activator 1 isoform X2 produces MDDEDACPELVPIEEKTPRPAAQIPVTIITGYLGAGKTTLLNYILTEQHNKRIAVILNEFGEGNALEKSLAVSQAGELYEEWLELRNGCLCCSVKDNGLKAIENLMEKKGKFDYILLETTGLADPGSVASMFWVDAELGSDLYLDGIITVIDAKYGLQHLIEEKPEGLINEAER; encoded by the exons ATGGATGACGAGGACGCTTGTCCAGAGCTTGTCCCCATCGAGGAGAAGACACCAAGACCCGCAGCGCAAATACCTGTGACCATCATCACGGGCTACCTGG gTGCTGGGAAAACAACACTTTTGAACTACATACTGACTGAGCAACATAACAAAAGAATAGCTGTCATACTCAATGAATTTGGAGAAGGCAA TGCACTGGAGAAATCCCTGGCAGTGAGCCAGGCAGGCGAGCTGTATGAAGAGTGGCTGGAGCTCCGGAACGGCTGCTTGTGCTGCTCTGTGAA AGATAACGGACTTAAAGCAATTGAAAATTTAATGGAGAAGAAAGGCAAGTTTGACTACATTCTCCTGGAGACGACTGGTCTGGCAGATCCAG GATCCGTTGCCTCCATGTTCTGGGTTGATGCCGAGTTGGGAAGTGATCTTTACCTGGATG gCATTATTACCGTTATTGATGCAAAATATGGACTACAG CATCTGATCGAAGAGAAACCAGAAGGTCTAATTAATGAAGCGGAGAGGTAA
- the cbwd gene encoding zinc-regulated GTPase metalloprotein activator 1 isoform X1 produces the protein MALMDDEDACPELVPIEEKTPRPAAQIPVTIITGYLGAGKTTLLNYILTEQHNKRIAVILNEFGEGNALEKSLAVSQAGELYEEWLELRNGCLCCSVKDNGLKAIENLMEKKGKFDYILLETTGLADPGSVASMFWVDAELGSDLYLDGIITVIDAKYGLQHLIEEKPEGLINEAER, from the exons ATG GCCCTGATGGATGACGAGGACGCTTGTCCAGAGCTTGTCCCCATCGAGGAGAAGACACCAAGACCCGCAGCGCAAATACCTGTGACCATCATCACGGGCTACCTGG gTGCTGGGAAAACAACACTTTTGAACTACATACTGACTGAGCAACATAACAAAAGAATAGCTGTCATACTCAATGAATTTGGAGAAGGCAA TGCACTGGAGAAATCCCTGGCAGTGAGCCAGGCAGGCGAGCTGTATGAAGAGTGGCTGGAGCTCCGGAACGGCTGCTTGTGCTGCTCTGTGAA AGATAACGGACTTAAAGCAATTGAAAATTTAATGGAGAAGAAAGGCAAGTTTGACTACATTCTCCTGGAGACGACTGGTCTGGCAGATCCAG GATCCGTTGCCTCCATGTTCTGGGTTGATGCCGAGTTGGGAAGTGATCTTTACCTGGATG gCATTATTACCGTTATTGATGCAAAATATGGACTACAG CATCTGATCGAAGAGAAACCAGAAGGTCTAATTAATGAAGCGGAGAGGTAA